A stretch of Metabacillus sp. FJAT-52054 DNA encodes these proteins:
- a CDS encoding asparaginase: MKKKVLLLTTGGTIASKEISEGLLSSGELSGEELAALCRLPEDIEVKVIDVMQLPSMHITMDKMVSLKEVIEQEFQDPQVSGIVVTHGTDCLEETAYFLDLTIKDQRPVVITGSQKAPHDVGTDVYSNLRNSIYAAASDSLADAGAVVVFNERIYSAKYVKKVHASNLQGFESFGYGYMGIIDNDRVFIYQKPIRRDQHHLVRKFPRVDIIKSHTGQDGLFIQASVQAGAKGIVIEGVGRGQVTPFMVPAIEEALKEGITVVVTTSAEEGKVHPTYSYSGSAEDLQQKGVLLGGDYDSKKARIKLGVLLSSKGFADQGDFENF; encoded by the coding sequence ATGAAGAAGAAAGTGCTTCTTTTAACAACGGGAGGAACAATAGCCAGCAAGGAAATATCAGAAGGCCTTCTATCATCAGGAGAGCTGTCAGGTGAAGAGCTTGCTGCTCTTTGCAGACTTCCTGAAGACATTGAAGTAAAGGTTATTGATGTTATGCAGCTGCCAAGTATGCATATTACGATGGATAAAATGGTTTCGCTGAAAGAAGTGATAGAACAGGAATTTCAAGATCCTCAAGTATCAGGCATCGTGGTTACCCATGGAACGGACTGCCTGGAGGAAACGGCTTATTTTCTCGACTTGACGATTAAAGATCAAAGACCGGTTGTGATAACAGGCTCGCAGAAGGCTCCGCACGATGTAGGAACGGACGTATATTCAAATTTACGGAATTCCATTTATGCAGCGGCCAGCGATTCTCTCGCGGATGCAGGTGCGGTTGTTGTATTTAACGAAAGAATTTATTCAGCTAAATATGTTAAAAAGGTGCATGCATCAAACCTGCAGGGCTTTGAATCATTTGGGTATGGGTATATGGGAATTATCGATAATGACCGGGTTTTCATTTATCAAAAACCGATTCGCAGAGACCAGCATCATCTCGTACGGAAGTTTCCTAGGGTCGATATTATAAAATCCCATACAGGTCAGGATGGACTATTTATACAAGCTTCTGTACAGGCTGGTGCGAAAGGGATTGTAATTGAAGGAGTAGGCAGAGGACAAGTCACTCCGTTTATGGTTCCGGCAATCGAAGAGGCATTAAAAGAAGGAATAACGGTTGTTGTTACAACAAGCGCCGAAGAAGGGAAAGTCCATCCAACCTACAGTTACTCGGGCAGTGCAGAGGATCTTCAGCAAAAGGGTGTTTTGCTCGGGGGGGACTATGACAGTAAAAAAGCGCGAATCAAACTAGGGGTATTATTATCAAGTAAAGGATTCGCTGATCAGGGAGATTTTGAAAATTTCTAA
- a CDS encoding YpdA family putative bacillithiol disulfide reductase yields the protein MRNEKALIVGGGPCGLAAAIALKNIGIDPVVIEKGNIVNAIYHYPTHQTFFSSSEKLEIGDVAFITENRKPVRNQALAYYRSVVKRKGIRVQPFEKVEHVEKMENGFFAVETSKGRYGANYVVIATGYYDHPNYMNIPGENLPKVFHYFTEGHPYFDQDVTVIGGKNSSVDAALELVKAGARVTVLYRGSVYSKSVKPWILPEFEALVRNGAITMEFGACATEITEHEIEYTVGNEKKRIENDFVFAMTGYHPDHQFLKRMGINVDEESGRPIYNPETMETNIEGLYIAGVLAAGNNANEIFIENGRFHGGLIAENIKKGENE from the coding sequence ATGCGAAATGAAAAAGCTTTAATTGTCGGCGGAGGTCCATGCGGATTAGCTGCCGCTATAGCATTAAAAAATATTGGGATTGACCCGGTTGTGATTGAAAAAGGGAACATTGTGAATGCCATTTATCATTATCCAACCCATCAGACATTTTTCAGCTCAAGTGAAAAGCTTGAAATCGGAGATGTCGCATTTATTACGGAAAACCGCAAGCCGGTTCGAAATCAGGCACTTGCTTATTACCGATCCGTAGTGAAAAGAAAGGGCATCCGTGTTCAGCCTTTTGAAAAAGTAGAGCATGTAGAGAAGATGGAGAATGGATTCTTCGCAGTGGAGACTTCCAAAGGAAGATATGGTGCAAATTATGTCGTTATTGCGACAGGTTATTATGATCATCCCAACTATATGAACATTCCAGGCGAAAATTTGCCGAAGGTTTTTCACTATTTTACTGAAGGTCATCCTTATTTTGATCAGGACGTAACTGTGATTGGCGGGAAAAATTCCAGTGTTGATGCGGCCTTAGAACTTGTAAAAGCAGGGGCAAGAGTAACGGTTTTATATAGAGGCAGCGTTTATTCTAAAAGTGTAAAACCTTGGATTTTGCCTGAGTTTGAAGCTCTTGTCCGGAATGGCGCAATTACGATGGAATTCGGAGCATGTGCAACTGAAATAACTGAACATGAAATCGAATACACCGTTGGAAATGAAAAGAAAAGAATTGAGAACGATTTTGTTTTCGCGATGACAGGCTATCATCCTGATCATCAATTTTTAAAAAGAATGGGCATAAATGTGGATGAGGAATCAGGAAGGCCAATTTATAACCCGGAGACGATGGAGACGAATATAGAGGGTCTCTATATTGCGGGAGTACTGGCTGCAGGCAACAATGCGAATGAAATATTCATTGAAAATGGACGATTCCACGGGGGCCTTATTGCTGAGAATATAAAAAAGGGGGAAAATGAATGA
- a CDS encoding Glu/Leu/Phe/Val dehydrogenase gives MVAEKNTESNHEKHDVLKATQTVIHKALEKLGYPEEVYELLKEPIRMMTVKIPVRMDDGSVKIFTGYRAQHNDAVGPTKGGIRFHPNVTETEVKALSIWMSLKCGIVDLPYGGGKGGIVCDPRDMSFRELERLSRGYVRAISQIVGPTKDIPAPDVFTNSQIMAWMMDEYSRIDEFNSPGFITGKPLVLGGSHGRESATAKGVTICIFEAAKRKGISLEGARVVVQGFGNAGSFLSKFMHDAGAKVVGISDAYGGLYDPEGLDIDYLLDRRDSFGTVTKLFNDTITNKELLELDCDILVPAAIENQITEENAHNIRASIVVEAANGPTTLEATQILNDRGILLVPDVLASAGGVTVSYFEWVQNNQGYYWTEEEVEEKLEKVMVKSFNNIYETAQNRRVDMRLAAYMVGVRKTAEASRFRGWI, from the coding sequence ATGGTAGCCGAGAAAAACACCGAGAGTAACCATGAAAAGCATGATGTGTTAAAAGCGACACAAACGGTGATACATAAAGCCCTGGAAAAACTGGGTTATCCTGAAGAAGTTTATGAACTGCTTAAAGAGCCTATTCGTATGATGACTGTGAAAATTCCTGTACGGATGGATGACGGATCCGTAAAGATTTTTACGGGATACCGGGCTCAGCATAATGATGCAGTCGGTCCTACTAAAGGCGGAATTCGTTTTCATCCAAATGTAACAGAAACCGAAGTTAAAGCGCTTTCAATCTGGATGAGCTTGAAGTGCGGAATTGTTGATCTCCCTTATGGAGGCGGTAAAGGCGGAATTGTCTGCGACCCAAGAGACATGTCCTTTAGAGAGCTTGAGCGTTTAAGCCGGGGGTATGTAAGGGCCATCAGTCAGATTGTTGGACCGACTAAAGATATTCCAGCACCGGATGTATTTACAAATTCTCAAATTATGGCTTGGATGATGGATGAGTACAGCCGAATTGATGAATTTAATTCTCCGGGGTTCATTACTGGAAAACCACTTGTGCTTGGCGGTTCACATGGACGTGAATCAGCAACAGCAAAGGGTGTAACCATTTGTATATTTGAAGCAGCTAAACGTAAAGGGATTTCCCTTGAGGGTGCCCGTGTTGTAGTTCAAGGCTTTGGTAATGCAGGGAGCTTCCTTTCCAAGTTTATGCATGATGCAGGCGCGAAGGTAGTTGGAATATCAGACGCGTATGGCGGCTTGTATGATCCAGAGGGGCTTGATATTGATTATTTATTGGATCGGCGGGACAGCTTTGGAACCGTTACGAAGCTTTTCAATGATACGATTACAAATAAAGAATTGCTTGAGCTGGATTGCGACATTCTGGTTCCGGCTGCAATCGAAAACCAGATTACAGAAGAGAACGCCCATAATATCCGCGCTTCCATTGTGGTTGAGGCTGCAAACGGTCCTACAACCCTTGAAGCCACTCAAATCCTGAACGACAGAGGTATTCTTCTTGTTCCGGACGTGCTGGCAAGTGCAGGAGGAGTTACCGTGTCCTATTTTGAGTGGGTTCAGAATAACCAAGGCTATTATTGGACAGAGGAAGAAGTCGAAGAAAAGCTTGAAAAAGTAATGGTGAAATCATTCAATAACATATATGAAACAGCCCAAAACAGAAGAGTGGACATGAGGCTCGCAGCCTACATGGTCGGTGTCCGAAAAACAGCTGAAGCGAGCAGATTCAGAGGCTGGATCTAA
- a CDS encoding genetic competence negative regulator, producing the protein MRLERLNYNKIKIFLTIDDLMDRGLTKEDLWKDSFKVHQLFKDMMNEASLELGFEAHGSLAVEVFSLQAQGMVVIVTKSNEDIEEEEEDYADDYIEMQVKLDESIDIVYEFHAFEDLIQLSKALKQIGLTQGAVYFYNQRYFLHLDDYAPAQIETVIAVLAEFGSSTTLTLHRLHEYGKQIMKEEAINQLTKYFH; encoded by the coding sequence ATGCGTTTGGAGCGCCTTAATTATAACAAAATCAAGATATTTCTTACGATTGACGATCTTATGGATCGCGGTCTGACTAAGGAAGACCTTTGGAAGGATTCATTCAAGGTGCATCAGCTCTTCAAGGATATGATGAATGAAGCAAGCCTTGAACTTGGCTTTGAGGCTCACGGATCTCTTGCTGTGGAAGTTTTTTCTCTCCAGGCTCAAGGGATGGTTGTTATCGTTACAAAAAGCAATGAAGATATAGAGGAAGAAGAAGAAGATTATGCGGATGATTATATTGAAATGCAGGTTAAGCTCGATGAAAGCATCGATATCGTTTATGAATTCCATGCTTTCGAAGACCTGATTCAATTGTCAAAGGCATTGAAACAAATAGGTCTTACCCAAGGAGCCGTATATTTTTATAATCAGAGATATTTTCTTCATCTTGATGATTATGCTCCTGCTCAAATAGAAACGGTGATTGCCGTATTAGCGGAGTTTGGGAGTTCCACTACACTGACTTTGCACAGGCTGCATGAATATGGAAAGCAAATTATGAAAGAAGAAGCAATCAATCAGCTTACTAAGTATTTTCATTGA
- a CDS encoding MerR family transcriptional regulator, translated as MPNPEEGKYNIKAVSKMLGIQPGTLRAWERRYQMIAPVRNESGHRLYTEDHIRILKWLISKVNKGFSISQAVNLLENTGLPVNDGMIEPEQTADRSVELMDDLLKALLSFDENLAHELMNRAFSLYSIDKVMIDILGSVLAKVGDLWEQGKITTAHEHFATSFLRSRIGMILHTLPVNGLLPKVIAVCGPGEWHEMGLLIFTLFLRRRGFEVIYLGSSIAEDDLPIVLEEVHPKFLFLACTLEENVERTLKTVDVLKGRFPDLQVGLGGGAFQFMDEEKKSSYKDCLLGSTNHEWEIWLKEKLAM; from the coding sequence ATGCCGAATCCAGAAGAAGGTAAATATAATATTAAAGCTGTTTCAAAAATGCTGGGCATTCAGCCGGGAACACTCCGGGCATGGGAGAGACGATACCAGATGATCGCTCCAGTACGGAACGAATCCGGACACAGATTGTATACAGAAGACCACATTCGAATTCTAAAATGGCTGATCAGCAAAGTGAATAAAGGATTTTCCATCAGTCAGGCTGTTAACTTACTCGAAAATACGGGCCTTCCGGTTAATGACGGAATGATTGAACCTGAACAGACTGCAGACCGCTCTGTTGAGCTTATGGACGATTTGCTTAAAGCACTGCTTTCTTTTGATGAAAATCTGGCACATGAACTGATGAACCGAGCTTTTAGTCTTTATTCGATTGATAAAGTGATGATTGATATACTTGGGTCTGTGCTCGCCAAGGTCGGGGATTTGTGGGAGCAGGGGAAGATTACAACGGCACATGAACATTTTGCGACCTCCTTTTTGCGGTCAAGGATTGGAATGATCCTGCATACTCTGCCAGTGAATGGTCTCCTTCCGAAGGTTATCGCTGTGTGCGGACCGGGAGAATGGCATGAGATGGGGCTGCTCATTTTCACCCTTTTCCTGCGCAGAAGAGGATTTGAAGTAATCTATCTAGGTTCAAGTATAGCAGAGGACGATCTTCCAATTGTGCTGGAGGAAGTGCATCCCAAATTTTTGTTTCTCGCCTGCACACTTGAAGAAAATGTTGAACGGACGCTTAAAACCGTTGATGTTCTGAAAGGTAGGTTTCCAGATTTGCAGGTGGGACTTGGCGGGGGAGCGTTTCAGTTTATGGATGAAGAAAAGAAGAGCTCCTATAAGGATTGTCTGCTCGGATCAACCAATCATGAGTGGGAAATATGGTTGAAGGAAAAGCTTGCGATGTAG
- a CDS encoding metallophosphoesterase — protein sequence MNLILIFFTKANERKSGDYMIYLIAGAVLVLFMTSVMFIKAHGNRLDRQKLKFQDFPSGHGELSILFISDIHRRRVSERLMAKLPKKPDLVCIGGDLTEKGVPLERIRRNLRRLGEEGPVVMVLGNNDPECDLLELKRLLKEENVKLLENQAHSIPSISEKKISLLGVSEIKFRWDRLDQALKESKNADFRILLCHNPDIDKQINKEHGIRLVLSGHTHGGQIRLFGFGLYEKGKLHNKAYGAQLISNGYGTTQLPFRLGAPAEAHFITITADKVD from the coding sequence ATGAATTTGATATTAATCTTTTTTACGAAAGCAAATGAGCGGAAATCAGGTGATTACATGATTTATCTAATAGCTGGGGCTGTTCTGGTTCTCTTTATGACTTCTGTCATGTTTATAAAAGCTCATGGAAACCGATTGGATAGACAGAAGCTTAAATTTCAAGATTTTCCGAGCGGGCATGGCGAATTGAGTATCCTTTTCATTTCCGATATCCATAGAAGAAGGGTTTCAGAGAGATTGATGGCGAAATTGCCAAAGAAGCCTGATCTGGTTTGTATTGGAGGAGATTTAACAGAAAAGGGAGTGCCGCTTGAAAGAATTCGCCGTAATTTACGGAGATTAGGAGAAGAAGGGCCAGTTGTTATGGTCCTCGGAAATAATGACCCGGAATGTGACCTGCTTGAGCTGAAGCGTTTATTGAAAGAGGAGAATGTTAAGCTCCTTGAAAATCAAGCGCACTCGATTCCTTCAATATCCGAAAAAAAGATAAGCCTCCTTGGCGTTAGCGAAATAAAGTTCAGGTGGGACAGGCTCGACCAGGCGTTAAAGGAATCAAAAAACGCAGATTTCCGGATTTTGCTTTGCCATAACCCTGATATTGATAAACAAATAAATAAAGAGCACGGCATCCGGCTTGTTTTATCAGGACACACGCATGGCGGACAAATAAGACTGTTCGGATTCGGATTATATGAAAAAGGAAAGTTACATAATAAAGCTTACGGAGCCCAGCTTATCAGCAATGGATATGGCACTACCCAGCTTCCATTTCGACTTGGTGCACCTGCAGAAGCACATTTTATTACCATTACAGCAGATAAAGTTGATTAA
- a CDS encoding YpbF family protein: MEKAIEQLEPITDEPTKKMLQSLVDKKRKFENLKKKVLSLQLAAFVCMIIFMVYFYNVIVLTSDNSLSIVVSRFVDESFHLYFIVAIAGAYATALYFKKKEVKAETEYHALRCEVIRKSGELWPQPYHWKKRTSVFQMMKNEFDINLFYESK, encoded by the coding sequence ATGGAAAAAGCGATTGAGCAGCTTGAGCCGATCACGGATGAGCCGACAAAAAAAATGCTCCAAAGTTTAGTTGATAAAAAGAGAAAGTTTGAAAATCTGAAGAAAAAAGTGCTGAGCCTTCAGCTTGCTGCATTCGTATGTATGATTATTTTTATGGTTTATTTTTACAATGTGATTGTCCTGACAAGCGACAACAGTCTTTCCATCGTGGTGTCCCGTTTTGTCGACGAATCTTTTCATCTATATTTTATCGTAGCTATAGCGGGTGCTTATGCAACAGCCCTTTACTTTAAAAAGAAGGAAGTCAAAGCTGAAACAGAATATCATGCTTTACGGTGCGAGGTTATTCGGAAAAGCGGAGAATTATGGCCGCAGCCATATCATTGGAAGAAAAGAACGTCCGTTTTTCAAATGATGAAGAATGAATTTGATATTAATCTTTTTTACGAAAGCAAATGA
- a CDS encoding LysM peptidoglycan-binding domain-containing protein — protein MNRRMNSSGRNGQIKEQLAADSKEKNGQYPSRSEIHKTRRRAKKTGKKVELKYPLISLLALCFILLPILFLSFTYYYEKDGTTLDNGQKLKDYESIIIDNNRSNNEAPEKSEPVRETDESSSPQDAQSSQDTASASGTEEEVEDPGETAGPQQQETPEEPAVPSEAPDSAPAEGEKTSKTADPAADDKPAGKVVEHVVKPKENLYRISLKYFKSREGEAIIKDYNQLSANEVYAGQVLEIPLKQ, from the coding sequence ATGAACAGGAGAATGAATTCCTCCGGAAGAAACGGTCAAATAAAGGAGCAATTGGCTGCAGATAGTAAAGAAAAGAATGGCCAGTATCCTTCAAGAAGTGAGATTCACAAAACCAGGCGGCGTGCGAAGAAAACCGGGAAAAAAGTAGAACTAAAATATCCGCTTATCAGCTTATTGGCGCTATGTTTTATCCTTTTGCCCATATTATTCCTGTCATTTACATACTATTATGAAAAAGATGGAACGACTTTGGATAACGGGCAGAAGCTCAAAGATTACGAGTCGATTATTATTGATAATAATCGGTCAAATAATGAAGCTCCTGAAAAATCTGAGCCGGTAAGGGAAACAGACGAAAGCAGTTCTCCGCAGGATGCCCAATCATCTCAAGATACCGCATCTGCTTCCGGGACTGAGGAGGAAGTGGAAGATCCAGGAGAGACAGCGGGCCCGCAGCAGCAGGAAACGCCTGAAGAACCCGCTGTACCATCTGAAGCTCCGGATTCTGCACCCGCCGAAGGGGAAAAAACCTCTAAAACGGCAGACCCTGCAGCAGATGACAAGCCAGCCGGTAAAGTAGTTGAGCATGTGGTGAAACCTAAAGAAAACTTATATCGCATTTCGCTTAAATATTTTAAAAGCAGGGAAGGCGAAGCCATTATTAAAGACTATAATCAGCTCTCAGCCAATGAGGTATATGCGGGACAAGTGCTTGAAATTCCTTTGAAGCAGTGA
- a CDS encoding CPBP family intramembrane glutamic endopeptidase, with the protein MFKRQNELIHTLTDRQMIQQLYLTQLLLAITGLAGSYLFLGGWFVPAEKMNFTFMGLAAGAGAAAAVILLDLVVMGTAPQAWYDDGGINEKLFRSCSIPHIVLMTAIIAFAEEWLFRGVLQTEFGLIAASLFFSILHIRYLSKFLLFIMVTAVSVLIGILFELTDNLLAAVTAHFLIDLVFGIQIRLKYLNRGES; encoded by the coding sequence TTGTTCAAAAGACAAAATGAACTGATTCATACACTGACAGACCGTCAGATGATTCAGCAGCTTTATCTGACTCAGCTTCTCTTAGCTATTACCGGCCTTGCTGGCTCCTATTTATTTCTGGGAGGCTGGTTTGTCCCTGCTGAGAAAATGAATTTTACATTTATGGGTCTTGCGGCCGGAGCAGGAGCTGCAGCAGCTGTTATTTTATTGGATTTAGTGGTAATGGGAACAGCTCCCCAGGCTTGGTATGATGACGGGGGAATTAATGAAAAGCTTTTCAGAAGCTGTTCCATTCCGCATATTGTATTAATGACTGCCATTATTGCCTTTGCGGAAGAATGGTTATTCAGAGGCGTTTTACAAACAGAATTCGGATTGATTGCTGCAAGCTTGTTTTTTTCCATCTTGCATATTCGCTATCTATCAAAATTTCTTTTATTTATAATGGTTACGGCAGTCAGCGTTCTGATAGGTATTTTATTTGAACTTACAGACAATCTGCTTGCTGCTGTCACTGCCCATTTTCTGATTGATTTAGTGTTTGGTATTCAAATCAGATTAAAGTATCTAAATAGAGGTGAATCTTAA
- a CDS encoding ATP-dependent DNA helicase RecQ: MLNLNAVLKKHFGFDAFREGQKEIIEDLVNGRDVIAMLPTGGGKSLCYQLPGYILEGAVVIISPLLALMEDQVAQLKMNGEKRAVALNSFLSFDEKKSALYHLPEYRFIFLSPESLKHERVLNALNKIHISLFVVDEAHCISQWGHDFRPDYSLIGQARGKLNKAPCLAMTATATKEVLKDIHLSLHMTDPIRHVYSVNRPNISIMVSEARGLEDKLNQLSELVGRLEGPGLIYCGGRQWSEKAVSYLKEKGFKRIAFYHGGMENEQRMLIQQQFINGQLELVCCTNAFGMGVNKNNIRYVIHFHIPARMDAYMQEIGRAGRDGLPAIAITLYDPEDVQLPLFMIEKEFPARDELQAYLSSKEIDPSFKLEIEETHERFILHHAEKLKSENWEVKVDQIWKKIQERQQNKTEKLWNMIKWYSTETCRRSGILAHFGEKSDSPSFTRFCCDSCGMDIEAYYGQTKASSGYETAEGWKNELKMMFKVSEPIVQKTK; encoded by the coding sequence TTGCTGAATTTAAATGCTGTATTAAAAAAGCACTTTGGGTTTGATGCCTTCAGGGAAGGGCAAAAGGAGATTATCGAGGACCTTGTCAATGGAAGGGATGTTATTGCCATGCTCCCGACTGGAGGAGGAAAATCTTTATGCTATCAGCTTCCGGGATACATTCTGGAGGGAGCTGTAGTTATTATATCTCCATTGCTTGCTTTAATGGAGGACCAGGTTGCCCAGCTTAAAATGAATGGGGAAAAACGCGCGGTTGCCCTGAATAGTTTCTTATCATTTGATGAGAAAAAGTCAGCTCTTTATCATCTGCCTGAGTATCGGTTTATCTTCCTTTCTCCCGAGAGCCTCAAGCATGAAAGGGTTCTGAATGCGCTGAATAAAATTCATATCTCGCTGTTTGTAGTCGATGAAGCTCATTGCATTTCACAATGGGGTCACGATTTCAGACCGGATTATTCATTAATCGGCCAGGCAAGAGGGAAGCTGAATAAGGCTCCTTGCCTTGCTATGACAGCAACTGCAACCAAAGAAGTTCTCAAAGATATACATTTATCTTTACATATGACAGATCCTATCCGGCACGTATATTCAGTTAACCGGCCGAACATATCAATCATGGTTAGTGAAGCAAGAGGTCTTGAGGATAAACTCAATCAATTATCAGAGCTTGTTGGCAGGCTGGAAGGGCCGGGGCTAATTTACTGCGGGGGGAGACAATGGAGTGAAAAAGCAGTTTCATATTTGAAAGAAAAAGGGTTTAAGAGAATTGCCTTCTATCATGGAGGTATGGAAAATGAACAGCGGATGCTGATTCAGCAGCAATTTATTAATGGACAGCTTGAACTCGTCTGCTGTACAAATGCTTTCGGAATGGGTGTGAATAAAAACAACATCCGTTATGTCATTCATTTTCATATACCTGCAAGAATGGATGCATATATGCAGGAAATCGGAAGAGCGGGGCGCGACGGACTGCCAGCTATTGCAATTACCTTGTATGATCCTGAAGATGTGCAGCTGCCTCTTTTTATGATTGAAAAAGAATTCCCTGCACGTGATGAATTGCAAGCTTATCTGTCTTCAAAAGAAATCGATCCATCCTTTAAGCTTGAGATTGAGGAAACACATGAGCGATTTATTCTTCATCATGCTGAAAAGCTTAAGAGTGAGAATTGGGAAGTAAAAGTGGATCAAATCTGGAAAAAAATTCAGGAGCGCCAGCAAAATAAAACCGAAAAGCTATGGAATATGATAAAATGGTATTCGACAGAAACGTGCAGAAGAAGCGGAATCCTGGCACATTTCGGTGAAAAAAGCGATTCTCCATCATTTACACGCTTCTGCTGTGATTCGTGCGGAATGGACATTGAAGCCTATTATGGCCAGACCAAGGCTTCATCCGGCTATGAAACGGCAGAGGGATGGAAAAACGAACTTAAAATGATGTTTAAAGTGAGTGAACCGATTGTTCAAAAGACAAAATGA
- a CDS encoding helix-turn-helix domain-containing protein, which translates to MVVTGYSYICLLCLDRFNGERSFSAIYHLLRGKKTSQTLQDMQLFGLSGFFSLFPQINRETIEDACRSLETKKLIGNNGKLTSSGKEALHHSLTAMPIPKELNSWKHGRGGREAWVRLSLLIQTVTHLIRNKSRFLPVTSDEDAQQWIKSFLAESNSDRAGLALKLNEELNLFLSGKQDFMAELFVYRLTTPERAGLTYDQLAEKLEKDPVYLELCFWSLMHDLLENAVASNAVLLSKLSREVPDSLPLTQSAKRTYMLLKQGKSKEDACKIRNLKMSTIEDHLVEIAMQDPSFNINPYLLQVEKEEIAEAIEHLKTKQLKNIKEHLDHKYTYFQIRLGMAVAKR; encoded by the coding sequence ATGGTAGTGACAGGATATTCATACATTTGTCTTTTGTGCCTGGATCGTTTTAACGGGGAGAGATCTTTTTCCGCTATTTATCATCTGTTGAGAGGGAAAAAGACGTCCCAAACCCTTCAGGATATGCAGCTGTTTGGGCTTTCGGGTTTTTTTTCACTTTTTCCGCAGATCAACAGAGAAACGATTGAAGATGCATGCAGGAGCCTGGAAACGAAAAAGTTAATTGGGAACAACGGGAAATTAACATCATCTGGGAAAGAAGCCTTGCATCATTCCTTAACAGCCATGCCGATTCCAAAAGAGCTGAACAGCTGGAAGCATGGCAGGGGAGGCAGGGAGGCTTGGGTCAGATTATCACTGCTGATCCAGACCGTAACCCATTTGATTCGTAATAAGTCGCGGTTCCTGCCCGTAACCTCTGATGAAGATGCGCAGCAGTGGATAAAATCATTTTTGGCAGAATCAAATTCAGACAGAGCAGGTCTTGCATTAAAATTAAATGAAGAGCTGAATTTATTTCTTTCAGGCAAACAGGATTTCATGGCAGAACTTTTTGTCTATAGGCTCACAACACCTGAGCGGGCTGGATTGACCTATGATCAGCTGGCAGAGAAGCTTGAGAAGGACCCGGTATACTTGGAGTTGTGTTTCTGGAGCTTAATGCATGATTTACTGGAAAATGCGGTGGCCTCAAACGCTGTATTGCTCTCAAAACTTAGTAGGGAGGTGCCCGATTCCCTACCCCTCACGCAATCTGCCAAACGAACATATATGCTGCTTAAACAGGGGAAAAGCAAGGAAGATGCCTGTAAAATCAGGAACCTGAAGATGAGTACAATAGAAGATCATCTTGTAGAAATTGCCATGCAGGACCCAAGCTTTAACATCAATCCTTATCTGCTTCAAGTCGAAAAAGAGGAAATAGCAGAAGCCATTGAACATTTGAAAACCAAGCAGCTTAAAAATATTAAGGAACATTTAGATCATAAATATACCTATTTTCAAATCAGGCTCGGAATGGCTGTCGCAAAGAGGTGA
- a CDS encoding ferredoxin: MAKYTIVDKDTCIACGACGAAAPDIYDYDDEGIAFVTLDENQGIVEIPDVLEEDMMDAYEGCPTDSIKVADEPFEGDALKFE; this comes from the coding sequence ATGGCAAAGTATACAATCGTTGATAAAGACACTTGCATTGCTTGCGGAGCTTGCGGAGCAGCAGCACCGGATATTTATGATTATGATGATGAAGGTATCGCATTCGTTACACTTGATGAAAATCAGGGAATCGTTGAAATTCCAGACGTACTTGAGGAAGATATGATGGACGCTTACGAAGGCTGTCCTACAGATTCCATTAAAGTGGCTGATGAGCCATTTGAAGGCGACGCACTTAAATTCGAATAG